One Coffea eugenioides isolate CCC68of chromosome 2, Ceug_1.0, whole genome shotgun sequence genomic window, CTGGAAATGGCAGCCGATAGAGCTTGTCTTGAACCCTGCTCTCTATCATCTCTGCACTATCAGACTCATAATCTGAATAGCCAAACTCATAGGATCTGAGCCAATATAAAGCATTAAAAGATTGAAAAAAGAGTCGAATCACTATTGGAGGTCGTGCAGATTTTAGGTTGAAGTCTAGCCAGTAATGCTTTTAggttttgtgtgtgtgtgtgatcCCCCCCTCTTTCTTGGGTATGTTTTGCAGGGATTGAAGTTAATGGACTCGATTATGATTACAGTTTCAGTTCAGAGGCAAGTTTTTGACTGTAGTTATTGTGACTTGAGCGCTGTTTTTTGTACATGAATTGATTTCTCCGAATGTAAATCAATATACTATCTTTGACAATGAATGCATCAATTTTCCAGTGTTTGACGAATCCCCTTGAACCTCAATATGGTGGCGGAATTGTTCTAAACCCGGACATAAGTGAAGGTTTAAACGGCTGGTCCAAGTTTGGAGATGCAAAATTAGAACTAAGGATTTCAAAAGATGGCAACAAGTTCATTGCTGCTTCTGATCGAAATGCATTGCACGACAGTCCATCGCAGACCTTTTTCTTGAGAAAGGGAACTTTCTACGTTATTTCCGGTAATTTATTCTAATAAATTCGTGCGATGAGGATGATTAATTCTTATCCCATTTCCAATTAACTCGTATTTGTCCCATATGATTCTTGAAAACATGGTTCTTATTAGCATATTCCATTCATCTATTGCAGCTTGGTTACGGATTAGCGAGGGAAACTCTCCAATAACAACAGCATTCAAAACATCTACCGGCATTAAAAATGCTGGCACAGTTTTTGCGCAATCTGGCTGTTGGTCTATGCTTAAGGGCGGTCTAGTTGTGAATGCCTCTGGCCCTGCCCAACTCCATTTTCGTgtatgtctttttttttttttttttttgtcatatgCTCATAGTTATAGGTGGCAAACCAAcccatttaactaaatttatccatatctgtccatgaatagatgggtatgagtatcttaaatttttgtatatagatataaatgggttacccaataatactcatttaataaatgggtattattggataaaccatcaaacccaattaactcatttaaaattttcttcCCCAAGTCTCCTCTCTTTCcccaccccttttttttttttcaaatttttcattttgtcatgatgttaactacttttgtttcaatattattattatttgttggttttatcttatcattttattttctcttagtttgttaacttccaattcattttttgacttactcatttatacccatataattaaatgagtataaatgggttgactcacttatacccattacccattttatccaatccaaacctgcccaagtcacccattttgacacctctactcATAGTTATCAATTCTTGTAATTAACTTCTATCTTTTTACGATTGGACAATTAATTATATTTTGTGCCGTCCATACACAAAAGGTTTGGCAAATATAAATTACGGGTCTAATTCGTACTATTTGGTTTTCTTGCTACGGGTTATCCAGAGTGAAAATGCAACTGTTGAGCTGTGGGTGGATAGCATTTCATTGCAACCATTCAGTGAAGATGAATGGAAAGCTCACCAAGATCAAACCATTGAGAAGGTAAACCAACTAAATTTGGTTCACACAAATTTAAAGTTCAAATTGTCGAAAGGTCGCATGTCATAAAATGCATATATAACTTCATCATGTTGCGCGAGCAATTAATTAATATTTAGTGTGCATTTgaatgtttaatttttgttaagaaatgacaaaattaaCATCACTTAAAATGGTGTAATTTTTTTACACTTCCGAACTGTAAATAATGTAGACAAAGTTTGAGTATCGAAATCTTCTGAATCAACGAGAATTTTAGCTCAGTAAAAGTCAGTTTCTTGGTACATGAATAGGGTTTGTTCTTTAAAATGTACAGGTATTCTCTGCTGCTGTGTGTAAGCTTTATTTCCTAATCAATAAAAATTCATTCGTTTtacctcaaaaagaaaaagtcagTGCTCATATATCCATCCCTAGAGCTTACATACCACATGAGAAACATGGAGaattaaaatgagaaaaaatgaTTGTCGGGATTATGTCAGCAATATATGACCATTtcaagtttattttatttaacttTTTCAACGTGCAGGTACGCAAGAGCAAGGTGATATTCCGGGCAGTGGATCCTCAAGGTCGGCCATTAGCCAATGCAAGCATATCCATACGACAGCTGATAGGCAACTTTCCATTTGGTTGCGCGATTAACAAGAACATCCTGCCAAATCCAGCATACAAAAGTTGGTTTACGTCGAGATTTAGGTTAACAGTgtttgaaaatgaaatgaagtgGTACAGCACTGAAACGTCTCCTGGTAAAGAAGACTACTCAGTCGCTGATACCCTGCTACGGTTTGCCACGATGAACGGGGCTGTAGTCCGTGGCCACAACGTGTTGTGGGACGATCCTCAGTATAATCCATCATGGGTTCAAGCCCTTTCCCCAGGTGATCTAGAAGCAGCGGCCACTAAAAGAGTAAATTCTATAGTCACAAGATACAAGGGACAGCTCATTCACTGGGACGTGGTTAATGAAAATATACACCACAATTTCTTTGAGAGTAAGCTGGGGGAAACTGCATCATCTGTGTTTTATGGACAGGCTAATCAGATTGATGGAAAGGCAATTCCCTTCTTAAATGACTACAATACAATTGAGAAGAAAGATGACCAAACATCGAGTCCTCCAAAGTATCTGgcaaaaattaaagaacttCGGTCACAGGGTTACCAGGGACCGCTAGGAATTGGACTCGAGGGACACTTCGGTGCTCCAGACCTAGCTTATGTAAGGACTTCAATTGATTTGCTTGCTTCCACAAAATTACCTATTTGGGTTACGGAATTGGATGTCTCTAGCCAGCCCAATCAGGTAAAGTTTATAGTCTTTCttatctgttttttttttcggcCAATTTGGTTGGATGGTGAACATTCAGCAAGAAGCGTTGAAGAGATAAGCCTCGTACTAAGACAATGTCAGAATAATGAAATTGTGTGCATATATCTACTGGCATATTCGGTGATAGAACCATGTCATCTAAGTCTTTTCATTTCATCAAATTCTTTATTACACATCTTAAACTGATAGAGGTAAATTTAGTCAGAGTGCACATGACATGATTTAAGATTAGAATTTGTAACTTGAGACAGGACTTCTCTTAATTACTTAGTATTATTTGGGGCAGGCCACGTACTTGGATCAAATAATAAGGGAGGTTCGGGGACATCCAGCCATTCAAGGGCTGCTAATCTGGGCTGCATGGTCTCCTCAGGGATGTTATAGAATGTGTTTGACGGACAATAACTTCAGAAACCTTCCAACAGGGGACGTTGTTGACAGGATCATCAAGGAATTGAAGCATGAGGATTTGATAGGCACTACAGACGATGAGGGCCATTTTGAGACTTCACTTTATCATGGAGATTATGAAGCTATAATAAGTCATCCAGCTATGACGAGTTCATCCTCCTCAGTGGGAATGAAATTTAATGTGGCTCCAACAACAAACCAGGAAACCTTGGATGTCAAGTTCTCCTCCATCAGCTTTTCTTGAATTAAGAAATTCACACTGAACTAGTGACTTGTTCGCCAAGGTTAAAGCAATACAGTTATGTAGGGAGAAATTTTGAACAATAGTGGATGATTATCTTCTAATCTGTCGAAGAATTCGCCGAACCTACAGTATCAGGctaattttattaatcatctGCAAAAGAAAGCCATAATATCTTCATCTGGTTAACATTAATATTTCCTATCAATTATGTAATGCATTGTTTGAGTGCTACATGCATGCAGGAAAAAGGAACGTGCTACGTCCTACGTCACGTTCATGCAAAAGAAAGTCGAGAAACGAGTGGTTTAGTAGCCATCAGATTTCGGAAATATGTTTGATTCTTAAAACTGTTACAGTGCCCACAGCGCGTCAGTAGTCCAACGGTTAGGATAATTGCCTTCCAAGCAATAGATCCGGGTTCGACTCCCGGCTGACGCAGCTCATGTCACGATATCTTGCTTCATGTACACGAAAGTGTTTTTTTCGAAGACGAGCTAAGACTGACTGCTCCATGCACTGGAAAATATTAGAAAATATGTTTTTCAATTATATCATTACTCCATGCacatgaaaatattttttgaagaCGAGCTAAGACTAGTAATGCATTACATAGAATATCTTCTTCCTCGTCTTATACTTCTACCGGCAAGAAAGCATGATACAGCAGCCGTGACGAGCTAAGGCAAGTAACGAATTACAGgatatcttcttcttcttcttcgtcttCTACTTCTCCCGGCAAGAAAGCATGATACAGCAGCCGACATCAGGGACATGGCCACCCAACTAAAGTCAGCAAAAATAGCTGCAAAACGCATTTCTTGAAGTTGCCATATAGTTGAAATGCAGAAACTCACCCCATCAAGAATCGCCGTCAAATAACCcatgaattttattgatttactGCCCACCCACAGTAAACTTGTGACTATCTAACATTATTAATTAATTGGATTGCATTAGACTCACAGTAGAATCAATGGATACAAGTAGTAGAATCAGTGGATACAAGTACTTGAACGAGGAAATAGTGCAACTCTTTCAGGAGAAGCTGACGTATATATAGCAATCTGGAGAGAAGTTGTTTTAGCGCTTCCCGAGAGCTAAGGTGAGGATCATATCATTCGTCTGTTTCAGCACATAACGAAACCTGCGAAGCTGTGATGCTTCCGGGAAGCATCCTGTTTTGGCGCAGAGTGAAGGAAGGTTCCCCTGGGAGCCCACGGACACTGAAGCTTGCCAAAGGACGTCTTTCGGCTTTACTCTAAGATTTTCTGTTgggaaaatttcacaaactaaACATCATTAGGTATTCTTAGACTCTGAAAaataggcaaaaaaaaaaaaaaaacttgggtGAACCCGGTTTGTGGGCCCATCCTTTGACCATGTGGTGGAAAATCTGCCACATCCTCGTAACAATTACTAAAAAATTCAGAAATATCTAattgtcttttctttttaatttttgcttaTATTCAGCTTGTAATATCTGGTTAGATTTTGCTAGACAAAGGAGAAGAATATGGAGGAACAGGAGGACGGCGGTAGGAGAACGGGAAGATTCGACAAACAAAGGATGGAGAAGCATTTAACAGTGCGCTGGggattcaagaagaaaaatttttaaatttttgaaaaaagaagtgTTTATAAACCTAAAATACTCATCATCTTTTCTTGAAGAGCCAGCCTGGTTGTGAAGAAAAGGGATTCTGAAAAGGAATTGCTGAGCTTCCGGAGAGATGGTCAAGAAATAGAGAGGAGGAAATTTTCAAGAGTTTCAACTAATTGCAGAACATAAGATCCGATGAAGCTACTGAAATTGGTGTAAAGAATCCAAATTTAATTGTTTTTGGCATGATTTCTGATCTATGGTATATGTTTGTGTTTGGAAGGTGAACTCaggagtttgtttggatagaaatttatttggatgatttatttgatataATTATTGTAGTATTTTTTTCGATGTAATGTATGTGAGCTAAAATggtgattgggaagataaaaagataattgaaatttgtgaaacaaattattttatttcaaatcttCTCAACCCAAACACACCCTCGATCTACCGGTTTCACCCAagtttttgtttgaaaaatatTATTCACCTcccttcttttttatttatttcttgtaACTTTGTCAAttcatttcaaaaaaatttgaatgtcaaaaaaaaaaagaaaaaaattctacaTAATATAGAAAACTCATAAaagtcacccaaaaattttTACAATGATAAAAAGAACTATTTGCACATTGAAATCACCTCAAATAagtttttaaatatattgttaataattttttcctttcttgttttcaaGCCATTGATTTGGATCACAAAAAGCTATAACGTTGAAAAAAATCTAAACAATCTAAAAAATCCTTATATTTATCCAAAAATACTTTGcaataaagaaaataattttttttgttctttaaaATGCCTTAAATGCTTTTACAAacataattttaaatattttgccTTTTTCTAACTTTCAAGTCATTGATCTAtacaaaaaaaatcagaaaatgccaaaaatttttaaaactcctCAAGTTGACCAAaaacaatttataataaaagaaatatttttGTTTTGCTTGAAACACCTGAAACATACTCTTAACAATTAATTTTTGTACCTAAATAAACATACCAATATATTTTATCCTATTAGAATTACACCTTCATAGTCCACATTATTTGCCTTTATTGTCAAACTTTTAGTAATATATTTTCATGTTTGGAAAAATAATATGACAGTAAAGGGGCAATTTCATTATCTTTCCGTAAATGATTTTTTAATTATACTTTTTTGAAATGGTTTGATAAACTAACAATAAAAATATGCCAGATGGgagaaatttttgaaagttcAGAAAATATTGTGATAATGTCACAAACGTCAGGCAGGCTTTTGACATTACTTCTTTTCTGCTCCATACGTCAAATTCCAAGATCAAGAACCTTAAACAATTAAACCTGAGCGATTTGGGCCGTTAGTTTTCTTTGATTTGTTCCCTAAAAGGCTAAAACCCATAAAGTTATTAAACGAAATCAAAACCGAGATGGACCAAAAGAGCTGGGTTCATATTGCGAAGTGGGATGGTCCACTGCCTCAGCCAAGGATCATTGCCACAGTAAAAACAAAATAGGCAGTTGATAGTGGGCTGCTCGCAAGTGGAACTCTTAATGAATTCTTCAGGTTAACCACtgggccaatggctcagtggccaccagggagggacttaagtcccttCTTGGGCTGTAGGTGAGGGTTCGAATCTCACCTGCAGCGATTTTTAAAACCTCACTTATagcgaaaaaaatctaagggtTGTGCCATAGCACTCCCTTGGTCTAGTTGAGTCTGTATACCCACTAGCCCCGACAacagcctccttaggctccACTTCCCcttagattaggatagagtaggttatacaaatgtatcgttgctgaaaaaaaaaaaaaaagaacaccaTATCTGATACCATGTAAACAGGTATcttgggaggaaaacatctagtcaccgtattatgagtgaccaactaatatttataggagtacaaacctaacggactatttacaagaatacccttactaatatattatctacaagaatactaATATTCTCctaacactccccctcaagttggagcatatatatcataagcacCCAACTTGTTACAAAGGTATTTCACCCTAGAGCCCCCTAAACTCTTGGTAAACAAATCAGCCAATTGATCTGCAGACGGTACATGAGATGTCTTGATGACTCCATCAAGTAATttctctcgaatgaaatgacaatcaacttcaatatgttttgtcctttcaTGAAACACTGGATTAGACGCAATATGGACAGCCGCCtgattatcacacactaaattcataggctgtttatactcaaacccaatttcaagtaacatgcttttcaaccaaaccaactcacacacagtgtgagccatagcacggtattcagattctgcacttgatctggagacaactgtttgcttcttactcttccacgacactaaattaccaccaacaaacacacaatatCCTGTGGTCGATCTTCGATCTGAGGCAGAACCGGCCCAATCTGCATCACTATATCCTTCAATATCAGTGTGTCCATGATTTTGATACAGCAACCCTTTTCCAGGAGCACCCTTAAGATACCTGAGAATCCGTATAACAGCATCCCAATGACTAGTACGAGGGgtatcaagaaattgactcacaaCACTCACTGCAAACGAAATGTCAGGTCTCGTTACAGTGAGATAATTTAACTTACCCACAAGTTTTCGATATTGCTTAGGATCATCAAGTAATGCTCCTTGATCTCTTGCTAATTTCACATTGGGATCCATAGGAGTATCCACAGGTCGGCAACCTAACATCCCAACTTCACTCAACATATCGAGTACATATTTcctttgacataaataaatccCATATTTAGACCGAGCTACCTCAATACCCAGAAAATACTGTAAATGACCTAAATCCTTTGTCTGAAAGTTTGCCTGCagattggatttaagtttctggatccccacaacatcatcacctgtaatcacaatatcatccacataaacaactaataaaattttaccagcATTAGAATGCCCATAAAATACAGAGTGGTCTACTCCACATCTCGTCAGACCGAACTCCATGACCACACTACTAAACCGGCCAAACCAAGCCCTtggagactgtttcaatccatataaggattttttcaaacaaCAAACCAACTTCGAATTCTCCCTCTGAACAACAAATCCAGGAGGTTGTTCCATATATACCTCTTCTTCCAAATCTCCATgcagaaatgcatttttcacatccaactGATGCAATGGCCAATTGTAAGTTGCTGCCAAAGAGATAAGAAGGCGAACCGAGGTAATCTTTGCAACAGGAGAAAATGTTTCTAAGTAGTCTACTCCATACACCTGAGTAAATCCTCGAGCTACCAGACGAGCcttcaatctatcaatagaACCATTAGGCTGCACCTTTATAGTgtacacccatttacaaccaacaacaggcttacCTGAAGGAcgagggacaagatcccaagtacCATTTTTCTCCAAAGCAAGCATCTCTTCCTGCATAGCTAACCTCCAACCAGGATCATTGAGAGCATGGGTAATAGACTTAGGAATGGATACCGAATCAAGAGatgcaacaaaagaagaatatgacagagagagacgagaataagagacaaaattagaaataggatgaGAAGTACAATGTCTCTTACCTTTACGTAAAGCAATAGGAAGATCTGACTCACAAGAGGGCGTCATACCTGGATCTGAAGATTGAGAGTTAATTGGTGAAGTGCGTAGCATATCAGGAGCTTTCTCAACCATGGAACGACGAGAATAAACTTGAAGATTAGGACGAGATAATCGAGTGGTGGAATCTGGTGAACCCGATAACTCAGGTAATAAAGATGAAGGGACTGGTAAAACAGGAGGAGAAAAAGAGGAACACTGGTCTAACTCACAAGACATACCTTGCTTCATAAAATAAGGAGTGGATTCAAAGAAAGTAACATCAGCACAAGTGAAAAAACGATTTAAAACTGGACTGTAACATCTATACCCCTTTTGCGCTCGTGCGTATCCTAAGAAAATACACTTAATGGCACGAGAATCTAATTTATCCACCCCGGGAGCAAGCTGATGAACAAAACACACACAACCAAAAATACGAGGAGGTAATTTAAATATAGGGTCCtgaggaaaaagaatggagtGAGGTAGTTGGCCTCCAAGAATATCGGATGGCAtgcgattaattaaataacatgcagttaaaactgcatcactccaaaattgtttGGGTACATTCATGTGCAACAAAAGTGTCCGAGCAACTTCGATtaaatgtccaatttttctttcagcaaCTCCATTCTGTTGTGGAGTGTGAGGACAAGAGGACTGATGAAGAATACCGGACTTAGTCATAAAGGTATCAAAAGGAGtggaaaaatattctttcgcatTATCACTGCGAAGTATACGTACAGGCACACCAAATTGAGTCTTTATTTCTGtaacaaatgcacaaaaaatggaatatagttctgaacgatctttcattaaataaagccatgtaactctggaaaaatcatcaacaaagattacaaaatatttaaaacctaACTTTGAAGTTACTCGACTAGGACCCCAAACATCAGAATGAACTAACAAGAAGGGTTCCGAAACCCGTTTATTGACCCTAGGGACAAAAGAAACACGATGATGCTTTCCTAATTGACAAGACTCACATTCTAATGAAGACAACTGACTCAAGGTAGGGACcaacttcttcaaattttgtAGAGACGGATGACCCAAAcgacagtgaatttcaagaggagaaacAGTAGCAGGGCACGCAATCGGACCATTAGAGTTGAGAAAGTAAAGACCATTATGCTCATGTCCTCCACCAATCGTCCTCTTTGTCTTCAAATCCTGAATGACAACAAAATCAGGAGAAAAAATAACTGAACACTGTAGAGATTTAGTAAGCTTACTAACGGACATTAGATTAAAAGGCAAACTGGGAACGTAAAGAACAGAAGGCAGCGGAAGAGATGAGTTAATTTCTACAGTGCCTAGTCCTTTAACTTTAGTTGTAGATCCATCAGCTAAAGTAACATGAGGGAAGGAAGTAGactcttgaaaattagaaaaatttctagagGTACCTGACATATGATCAGTAGCTCCGGAATCAATGATCCATGAGTCAAAATTAGATGATGTGGAGAGACAAGCCATAGCATTACCTTTTTGTGCTACAGAAGTAGAGGGAAGAGATGCGTGATTTGCAGTTTGGTACTGCAGAAATTTGATATAATCTTCCTCAGATATGGTAACAGTCTTCTGAGACCCTTGTGCTAAAGAACTTGATTCAGTTTGGTCAGTGGTAACCGTATTAACAAACCGAGGTGGTTTTCCATTTAAATCCCAACAAGTATCACGAGTGTGATTCTTTAAACCACAATGATTGCACTCACGGGCACCATTTGATTAAGTTAATGAATTCATATTTGTACATATTCAACTTGTTAAgattcaaataaattttttatttaaacaTTTTCTTTAAGATTTATATAAAGGTTTGCACATATTATATTAGTATATAGATTTTGTATATctattaataataaaataatatcaaaaaattaaaattttaaataaaattttcaactcTTGATTCAAATTTGAGTCTATCCAATATTAGATTGAATCAAATTTGATCTTAAATTTTAAACTCGCATTACATTCGAAC contains:
- the LOC113759214 gene encoding endo-1,4-beta-xylanase 5-like, whose protein sequence is MTTLKLYKHVLLWLLCYLVSSGIEVNGLDYDYSFSSECLTNPLEPQYGGGIVLNPDISEGLNGWSKFGDAKLELRISKDGNKFIAASDRNALHDSPSQTFFLRKGTFYVISAWLRISEGNSPITTAFKTSTGIKNAGTVFAQSGCWSMLKGGLVVNASGPAQLHFRSENATVELWVDSISLQPFSEDEWKAHQDQTIEKVRKSKVIFRAVDPQGRPLANASISIRQLIGNFPFGCAINKNILPNPAYKSWFTSRFRLTVFENEMKWYSTETSPGKEDYSVADTLLRFATMNGAVVRGHNVLWDDPQYNPSWVQALSPGDLEAAATKRVNSIVTRYKGQLIHWDVVNENIHHNFFESKLGETASSVFYGQANQIDGKAIPFLNDYNTIEKKDDQTSSPPKYLAKIKELRSQGYQGPLGIGLEGHFGAPDLAYVRTSIDLLASTKLPIWVTELDVSSQPNQATYLDQIIREVRGHPAIQGLLIWAAWSPQGCYRMCLTDNNFRNLPTGDVVDRIIKELKHEDLIGTTDDEGHFETSLYHGDYEAIISHPAMTSSSSSVGMKFNVAPTTNQETLDVKFSSISFS